One window of Pseudomonas sp. ML2-2023-3 genomic DNA carries:
- a CDS encoding valine--tRNA ligase has translation MDKTYQPHAIETSWYKTWEEENYFAPQGAGDPYTIMIPPPNVTGSLHMGHGFNNAIMDALIRFRRMQGRNTLWQPGTDHAGIATQMLVERQIEAQGLNRHDLGREKFLDKIWEWKDQSGGNISRQIRRLGSSVDWSRERFTMDDGLSEAVKEAFVRLHEDGLIYRGKRLVNWDTKLHTAISDLEVENHDEKGFLWNLRYPLADGATTAEGLDYLVVATTRPETMLGDAAVAVNPEDERYKALIGKFVELPLVGRRIPIIADDYCDPEFGTGCVKITPAHDFNDYEVGKRHNLPLLNIFDKNAKVLAAAQVFNLDGKLNETVDGTLPAKYAGLDRFEARKQIVADFDEAGLLVSVDDHALKVPKGDRSGTIIEPWLTDQWYVSTKPLAEPAIAAVEDGRIAFVPKQYENMYFSWMRDIQDWCISRQLWWGHRIPAWYDESGKVYVGRDEAEVRAKNNLGPDVALQQDNDVLDTWFSSGLWTFSTLGWPEKTDALKTFHSTDVLVTGFDIIFFWVARMIMLTMHLVKNEDGTPQVPFKTVYVHGLVRDGQGQKMSKSKGNVLDPLDIIDGIELEDLVAKRTTGLMQPKLLKKIEKQTRDEFADGIASYGTDALRFTFCSLASTGRDIKFDMGRVEGYRNFCNKIWNAARYVLDKGEDCGQNGEAYELSLADRWIISQLQRTEAEVTRHLDQFRFDLAAQALYEFIWNQYCDWYLELSKPVLWDENAPVERQRGTRRTLVRVLEVALRLAHPFMPFITEEIWQRIAPLAGVEGKTIMLQPWPVANEARIDQAAEDDIEWLKGLMLGTRNIRGEMNIGPGKPLQLYLKNVSSEDQRRLTENDALLKKLAKLESITVLQDGAEAPLSATALVGEMEVLVPMAGLIDKDAELARLDKEIQRLHGEVARVGGKLSNAAFVDKAPAEVIEKERAKLAEAEQALSKLADQHARISSL, from the coding sequence ATGGATAAGACCTACCAGCCGCACGCCATTGAAACTTCCTGGTACAAAACCTGGGAAGAAGAGAATTATTTTGCCCCGCAAGGCGCGGGCGACCCGTACACCATCATGATCCCGCCGCCGAACGTCACCGGCAGCTTGCACATGGGTCACGGTTTCAACAACGCGATCATGGACGCCCTGATCCGTTTCCGCCGCATGCAGGGTCGCAACACCCTGTGGCAGCCGGGCACCGACCATGCGGGTATCGCCACCCAGATGCTGGTTGAGCGTCAGATCGAAGCACAAGGTCTGAACCGCCACGACCTGGGTCGCGAAAAATTCCTCGATAAAATCTGGGAATGGAAAGACCAGTCCGGCGGCAATATCAGCCGTCAGATCCGTCGCCTTGGCTCGTCCGTAGACTGGAGCCGCGAACGCTTCACCATGGATGACGGCCTGTCAGAAGCCGTGAAAGAAGCCTTCGTACGCCTGCACGAAGACGGCCTGATCTATCGCGGCAAGCGCCTGGTCAACTGGGACACCAAGCTGCACACCGCCATTTCCGACCTTGAAGTGGAAAACCACGACGAGAAAGGTTTCCTGTGGAACCTGCGCTACCCGCTGGCTGACGGCGCAACGACCGCAGAAGGTCTGGACTACCTGGTGGTTGCTACCACCCGTCCGGAAACCATGCTGGGCGACGCCGCTGTTGCCGTTAACCCGGAAGACGAACGCTACAAGGCCCTGATCGGCAAGTTCGTCGAGCTGCCACTGGTTGGCCGTCGTATCCCGATCATCGCGGACGACTACTGCGACCCTGAATTCGGCACCGGTTGCGTGAAGATCACCCCGGCCCACGATTTCAACGACTACGAAGTCGGCAAGCGCCACAACCTGCCGCTGCTGAACATCTTCGACAAAAACGCCAAAGTGCTGGCTGCTGCCCAGGTGTTCAACCTCGACGGCAAGCTCAACGAAACCGTCGACGGCACCCTGCCGGCCAAATACGCCGGCCTGGACCGCTTCGAAGCGCGCAAGCAAATCGTTGCTGATTTTGACGAAGCAGGCCTGCTGGTCAGCGTTGACGATCACGCCCTGAAAGTACCGAAAGGCGACCGCTCCGGCACCATCATCGAGCCGTGGCTGACGGACCAGTGGTACGTATCGACCAAGCCTCTGGCAGAACCAGCCATTGCAGCCGTGGAAGACGGGCGCATCGCGTTTGTGCCTAAACAGTACGAAAACATGTACTTTTCGTGGATGCGCGACATCCAGGACTGGTGCATCAGCCGCCAGCTGTGGTGGGGCCATCGTATCCCGGCCTGGTACGACGAGTCGGGCAAGGTCTATGTAGGCCGCGACGAAGCTGAAGTCCGCGCCAAAAACAACCTGGGCCCGGACGTTGCGCTGCAACAGGACAACGACGTACTCGACACCTGGTTCAGTTCGGGCCTGTGGACGTTCTCCACCCTGGGCTGGCCGGAAAAAACCGACGCGCTGAAAACCTTCCACTCCACTGACGTGCTGGTGACGGGCTTCGACATCATTTTCTTCTGGGTTGCCCGGATGATCATGCTCACCATGCACCTGGTGAAAAACGAAGACGGCACCCCGCAAGTTCCGTTCAAGACCGTGTATGTACACGGCCTGGTACGTGACGGTCAGGGCCAGAAGATGTCCAAGTCCAAGGGCAACGTCCTGGACCCGCTGGACATCATCGACGGCATTGAACTCGAAGACCTGGTGGCCAAACGCACCACCGGCCTGATGCAGCCAAAACTGCTGAAGAAAATCGAGAAACAGACCCGCGACGAATTCGCAGACGGCATCGCCAGCTATGGCACCGACGCCTTGCGCTTCACCTTCTGCTCGCTGGCATCTACCGGTCGCGACATCAAGTTCGACATGGGCCGCGTTGAAGGCTATCGCAACTTCTGCAACAAAATCTGGAACGCCGCACGTTACGTGCTGGACAAGGGCGAGGACTGCGGCCAGAACGGCGAAGCCTACGAGCTGTCACTGGCCGACCGCTGGATCATCTCGCAACTGCAGCGCACCGAAGCCGAAGTGACCCGTCACCTCGACCAGTTCCGTTTCGACCTGGCCGCACAAGCGCTGTACGAGTTCATCTGGAACCAGTACTGCGACTGGTACCTGGAACTGTCCAAGCCTGTGCTGTGGGACGAAAACGCTCCGGTAGAACGTCAGCGCGGCACCCGTCGCACGCTGGTTCGTGTACTGGAAGTTGCCTTGCGTCTGGCGCATCCGTTCATGCCGTTCATCACCGAAGAGATCTGGCAGCGCATCGCGCCGCTGGCCGGCGTTGAAGGCAAGACCATCATGCTGCAACCGTGGCCAGTGGCCAACGAAGCACGCATCGACCAGGCGGCCGAAGACGATATCGAATGGCTCAAGGGCTTGATGCTCGGCACGCGTAACATCCGTGGCGAAATGAACATCGGCCCGGGCAAGCCATTGCAGCTCTACCTGAAAAACGTCAGCAGCGAAGACCAGCGCCGTCTGACCGAGAACGATGCCTTGCTCAAAAAGCTGGCTAAACTCGAATCGATCACCGTGCTGCAAGACGGCGCCGAAGCACCTTTGTCCGCTACCGCTCTGGTAGGCGAGATGGAAGTGCTGGTGCCGATGGCCGGCCTGATCGACAAAGATGCAGAGTTGGCGCGCCTGGACAAGGAAATCCAGCGCTTGCACGGCGAAGTTGCGCGAGTGGGCGGCAAATTGTCGAATGCCGCGTTCGTTGACAAGGCCCCGGCCGAAGTCATCGAAAAAGAACGTGCCAAATTGGCCGAAGCCGAACAGGCCTTGAGCAAATTGGCAGACCAGCACGCGCGGATTTCCAGCCTGTAA
- the rlmF gene encoding 23S rRNA (adenine(1618)-N(6))-methyltransferase RlmF — protein MTTPRTSKATRHKPKAASDAKPVEPRVKPSLHPRNRHQGRYDFPQLISVCPELAEFVIINPYGKESIDFANPSAVRVFNRALLKAFYGIAHWDIPADYLCPPVPGRADYVHFLADLLATMNDGEIPRGQNVRVLDIGMGANCVYPLIGHSDYRWQFLGTEVDPTAVKAAKAIVQSNGLNKAISLRLQPNPQKILLDVLESSERFDLTMCNPPFHASLDEATRGSERKWRALGKADPKRKLPVLNFGGQAAELWCEGGEQRFVTQLIRESVHVARQILWFSVLVSKASNLPAIQTALKKAGARESQVVEMSQGNKQSRFVAWTFHDKDQQQMWREKNWK, from the coding sequence ATGACTACCCCACGCACTTCCAAAGCAACACGCCACAAGCCCAAGGCTGCCAGCGATGCCAAACCGGTCGAGCCGCGCGTCAAGCCCAGCCTGCACCCGCGCAACCGCCACCAGGGCCGCTACGACTTCCCACAGCTGATTTCGGTGTGCCCGGAACTGGCCGAATTCGTGATCATCAACCCGTACGGCAAGGAAAGCATCGACTTCGCCAACCCGAGTGCCGTGCGCGTATTCAACCGTGCCCTGCTCAAGGCGTTCTACGGCATTGCTCACTGGGATATCCCGGCCGACTACCTGTGCCCGCCCGTACCGGGTCGCGCTGACTACGTGCACTTCCTGGCCGACCTGCTGGCCACCATGAACGACGGCGAGATCCCTCGCGGGCAAAACGTTCGCGTGCTGGATATCGGCATGGGTGCCAACTGCGTCTACCCGCTGATCGGCCACAGCGACTATCGCTGGCAGTTCCTGGGTACGGAAGTCGACCCGACTGCCGTTAAAGCGGCCAAGGCGATTGTGCAGTCCAACGGTCTGAACAAAGCCATCAGCCTGCGCCTGCAGCCTAATCCGCAGAAAATCCTGCTGGACGTGCTGGAAAGTAGCGAACGTTTCGACCTGACCATGTGCAACCCGCCGTTCCACGCCTCGCTGGACGAAGCCACACGCGGCAGTGAGCGTAAATGGCGCGCACTGGGCAAGGCAGATCCAAAGCGCAAGCTGCCGGTTCTGAACTTTGGTGGCCAGGCGGCCGAATTGTGGTGTGAAGGCGGCGAACAGCGCTTTGTCACGCAACTGATCCGCGAAAGCGTCCACGTTGCGCGTCAAATCCTGTGGTTCAGCGTGCTGGTGTCCAAGGCTTCCAACTTGCCAGCCATCCAGACCGCGCTGAAAAAAGCCGGCGCACGGGAAAGCCAGGTCGTGGAAATGTCCCAGGGCAACAAGCAAAGCCGCTTTGTGGCCTGGACCTTCCATGACAAGGACCAGCAGCAGATGTGGCGCGAGAAGAACTGGAAGTAA
- a CDS encoding HU family DNA-binding protein encodes MAITKDQLIADIAEAIDAPKTTARNALDQLAQIVADQLENGGEITLPGIGKLKVTERPARTGRNPSTGAAIEIAAKKVIKLVVAKGLTDAVNK; translated from the coding sequence ATGGCTATTACTAAAGACCAACTGATCGCTGATATCGCTGAAGCCATCGACGCGCCGAAAACTACCGCGCGTAACGCTCTGGACCAACTGGCTCAGATCGTTGCTGATCAATTGGAAAATGGCGGCGAAATCACTCTGCCAGGTATTGGCAAACTGAAAGTGACCGAGCGTCCTGCCCGTACTGGCCGTAACCCTTCGACTGGCGCTGCCATCGAAATCGCTGCCAAAAAAGTTATCAAGCTCGTTGTGGCCAAAGGCCTGACTGACGCTGTTAACAAGTAA
- the yejK gene encoding nucleoid-associated protein YejK: MPIRHCIVHLIDKKPDGTPAVLHARDSELAASQAIENMLADLNESYNAKQGKAWGLFHAESGAHPFSGWLKEYLDGGKDFTAFSRVAVEHLQKLMEESNLSVGGHVLFAHYQQGMTDYLAIALLHHSDGVAVTSDLDVTPSRHLDLGQLHLAARINISEWQNNKQSKQYISFIKGKNGKKVSEYFRDFIGCQEGVDGPGETRTLLKAFSDFVESEDLPEESAREKTKTLVDYASSQAKIGEPMGLAELSELIDEERPKAFYDHIRNKDYGLSPEIPADKRTLNQFRRFTGRAEGLSISFEAHLLGSKVEFDEEAGTLVIKGLPTQLLDQLKRSK, translated from the coding sequence ATGCCGATCCGTCATTGCATCGTCCATTTGATTGACAAAAAACCCGACGGTACGCCCGCTGTTCTCCATGCCCGCGACTCTGAACTGGCCGCGTCTCAAGCCATCGAGAACATGCTCGCGGACCTCAACGAAAGCTACAACGCCAAGCAAGGCAAAGCATGGGGCCTTTTCCATGCTGAATCCGGCGCGCATCCGTTCAGCGGCTGGCTCAAGGAGTACCTGGACGGCGGCAAAGACTTCACCGCATTCAGCCGCGTGGCCGTCGAGCATCTGCAGAAGCTGATGGAAGAGTCCAACCTTTCAGTCGGTGGTCACGTACTGTTTGCCCATTACCAGCAAGGCATGACCGACTACCTGGCGATCGCCCTGCTGCATCACAGCGATGGCGTGGCGGTGACCTCGGATCTGGACGTGACCCCATCGCGTCACCTGGACCTTGGCCAACTGCACCTGGCGGCACGGATCAACATTTCCGAGTGGCAAAACAACAAGCAGTCCAAGCAGTACATTTCGTTTATCAAAGGCAAAAACGGCAAGAAAGTTTCGGAGTACTTCCGCGACTTTATCGGCTGCCAGGAAGGCGTCGACGGACCAGGCGAAACCCGGACCCTGCTCAAGGCCTTCAGCGACTTCGTTGAAAGCGAAGACCTGCCCGAAGAGTCCGCCCGCGAAAAAACCAAGACCCTGGTCGACTACGCCAGCAGCCAGGCCAAAATCGGCGAACCGATGGGTCTGGCCGAATTGTCCGAGCTGATCGACGAAGAGCGTCCGAAAGCCTTCTACGACCATATCCGCAACAAGGACTACGGACTTTCTCCCGAGATCCCGGCAGACAAACGCACCCTGAACCAGTTCCGCCGCTTCACCGGGCGCGCTGAGGGCCTGTCTATCAGCTTTGAAGCCCACCTGCTGGGCTCCAAGGTAGAGTTCGACGAAGAAGCCGGCACGCTGGTGATCAAGGGCTTGCCGACCCAACTGCTAGACCAGCTCAAGCGCAGCAAATAA
- a CDS encoding glutaredoxin family protein: MLNGILKKVLFVLVVVVIFQNWGKIERVLNPSGVVSEQTRASARVVLYSTQWCGYCKATRRFLDEKGIPFKEFDIEKDAVARQAYEALGGRGIPILDVNGTLIRDFKPDAILAALK; the protein is encoded by the coding sequence ATGCTCAACGGTATTTTGAAGAAAGTCCTGTTTGTTCTGGTGGTGGTGGTCATCTTCCAGAACTGGGGCAAGATCGAGCGTGTACTCAATCCCTCGGGTGTCGTCTCCGAGCAAACCCGGGCCAGCGCCCGTGTGGTGCTGTACTCCACGCAATGGTGTGGCTACTGCAAGGCGACGCGCCGGTTTCTGGATGAGAAAGGCATCCCGTTCAAGGAGTTTGATATCGAGAAAGACGCGGTCGCCCGCCAGGCTTACGAAGCGCTGGGCGGACGCGGAATTCCGATACTGGACGTGAACGGCACGCTGATAAGGGACTTCAAGCCGGATGCGATACTGGCGGCATTGAAATAA
- a CDS encoding GIY-YIG nuclease family protein — protein sequence MSEKPWFVYLVRAANGALYCGISDDPVRRFAKHQSGKGARFFASSPAVALVYVESWPDRGEALRQERLIKKLRKSAKECLVQSQAQGVISMPPVSHPA from the coding sequence GTGAGCGAAAAACCCTGGTTCGTTTATCTGGTGCGGGCCGCCAATGGCGCTCTGTACTGCGGGATCAGCGATGACCCGGTGCGCCGTTTTGCCAAACATCAAAGCGGCAAGGGCGCACGCTTTTTTGCTTCAAGCCCGGCAGTGGCCTTGGTGTATGTCGAATCCTGGCCTGACAGGGGCGAAGCCTTGCGCCAGGAACGACTGATCAAAAAGCTCAGGAAGAGCGCCAAGGAATGCCTGGTGCAAAGTCAGGCGCAAGGGGTTATTTCAATGCCGCCAGTATCGCATCCGGCTTGA
- a CDS encoding nuclear transport factor 2 family protein, which produces MSQDHQALITRFYQAFQQLDAQAMAACYTDDVLFSDPVFGELRGQDAADMWRMLTSRAKDFSLTFDQVQAQGQRGSAHWVATYVFGQTGATVVNDIQAQFVFRDGKICEHHDHFDLWRWSRQALGTKGLLLGWTPLVKNAIRAQAQKGLKAFQGSR; this is translated from the coding sequence ATGAGCCAAGACCATCAAGCATTGATCACTCGTTTCTACCAGGCCTTCCAGCAGCTCGATGCACAAGCGATGGCGGCCTGCTACACCGATGACGTCTTGTTCAGCGATCCGGTTTTTGGTGAATTGCGTGGCCAGGATGCCGCAGACATGTGGCGCATGCTGACCTCGCGGGCCAAGGATTTCAGCCTGACTTTCGATCAGGTCCAGGCTCAGGGGCAGCGCGGCAGCGCACACTGGGTGGCAACCTACGTGTTTGGCCAGACCGGGGCCACGGTGGTCAATGATATTCAGGCGCAGTTTGTGTTTCGCGACGGCAAGATTTGCGAGCACCACGATCACTTTGACCTGTGGCGCTGGTCGCGTCAGGCATTGGGCACCAAGGGCTTGTTGCTGGGGTGGACGCCGCTGGTGAAGAACGCCATTCGGGCTCAGGCGCAAAAAGGACTCAAGGCCTTTCAGGGCAGCCGTTGA
- a CDS encoding CynX/NimT family MFS transporter — protein sequence MNPEPEHAMTQPLSVANASAEPARHLDELEALLIDAEIDGEQVQQTPPVVLRPWLLLLGLVLVALNLRPALSSMAQLLGEVSDSLGLSAAQAGLLTTLPVLCLGLFAPLAPILARRFGTERVVLGILVALGGGIVLRSCLGEAGLFAGSILAGASIGIIGVLLPGIIKRDFAGHAGTMTGVYTMALCLGAALAAGATVPLSESLGQSWALGLGFWALPALVAAIFWLPQVGKRQGSHNVAYRVSGLLRDPLAWQVTLYMGLQSSLSYIVFGWLPSILIGRGLTPTQAGLVMSGSVIVQLLTALTAPWLATRGKDQRLAIVLVMSMTLAGLFGCLYAPIEGLWGWAIVLGLGQGGTFSLALTLIVLRSRDAHVAANLSGMAQGIGYTVASMGPLAVGIVHEVTGGWSAVGWIFAVVGLGAIVAGLGAGRSLYVNVQSEKI from the coding sequence ATGAACCCTGAGCCGGAGCACGCCATGACTCAACCTTTGTCAGTCGCCAATGCCAGCGCCGAGCCCGCTCGTCATCTGGATGAGCTGGAAGCGTTGCTGATCGATGCTGAGATAGACGGCGAACAGGTGCAGCAAACGCCCCCGGTCGTGCTGAGGCCGTGGTTGCTGCTATTGGGCCTGGTACTGGTGGCGCTGAACCTGCGTCCGGCATTGTCGAGCATGGCGCAGCTGCTGGGAGAAGTGTCGGACAGCCTGGGGCTGTCGGCAGCGCAGGCCGGTTTATTGACCACTTTGCCGGTGCTTTGCCTGGGACTGTTCGCGCCTTTGGCACCGATTCTGGCCCGGCGTTTTGGTACTGAGCGGGTGGTACTGGGGATTCTGGTGGCACTGGGCGGCGGCATCGTTCTGCGCAGTTGCCTGGGAGAGGCAGGGCTGTTTGCCGGGAGCATTCTGGCGGGCGCCAGCATTGGCATCATCGGCGTGCTGTTGCCGGGCATTATCAAGCGTGATTTCGCAGGGCATGCCGGGACCATGACCGGTGTCTACACCATGGCCTTGTGCCTGGGCGCGGCACTGGCGGCGGGCGCGACGGTACCACTGAGCGAGTCGTTGGGTCAGAGCTGGGCACTGGGACTCGGCTTCTGGGCCTTGCCGGCTCTGGTTGCGGCCATTTTCTGGCTGCCCCAAGTGGGCAAGCGTCAGGGCTCACACAATGTTGCTTATCGGGTGAGTGGCCTGCTGCGTGATCCGCTGGCCTGGCAAGTGACGCTTTACATGGGCTTGCAGTCCTCGTTGTCCTATATCGTTTTTGGCTGGTTGCCCTCCATTCTGATCGGGCGCGGTTTGACCCCGACCCAGGCCGGGCTGGTGATGTCGGGCTCGGTCATCGTGCAATTGCTGACTGCACTGACAGCGCCCTGGCTGGCCACACGGGGCAAAGATCAGCGGCTGGCCATTGTGCTGGTCATGAGCATGACCCTGGCCGGGCTGTTCGGCTGCCTGTATGCCCCCATCGAAGGCTTGTGGGGCTGGGCGATTGTGCTGGGCCTGGGGCAGGGCGGTACGTTCAGCCTGGCGTTGACGCTTATCGTATTGCGTTCGCGGGACGCTCATGTTGCGGCCAACCTGTCTGGCATGGCCCAGGGTATTGGTTACACCGTGGCCTCCATGGGGCCGCTGGCGGTCGGGATCGTGCATGAAGTCACGGGCGGCTGGAGTGCTGTGGGCTGGATTTTTGCCGTGGTGGGCCTGGGGGCTATCGTCGCCGGGCTCGGCGCGGGACGTTCCCTGTATGTGAATGTGCAGAGCGAGAAAATCTGA
- a CDS encoding FadR/GntR family transcriptional regulator — translation MTDASPLIKRSLVDQALEQLRARINNGTWAVGQRLPTEPELAAQLNISRNTVREAMRVLAFAGLIEIRQGDGSYLRGRVDPMDTLRALSSCSMEQGREMRHILEVEAVGLAALRRTDEDLRLLHQALDASGEHYHGELDTYICCDLVFHQRLIDAAHNPALSELYRYTSSVVTNHLRKTMDVHPRRQLVFDLHVELLEAVEQQNPQRAMALCRTLINEP, via the coding sequence ATGACAGACGCTTCTCCACTGATAAAACGTTCCCTGGTTGACCAGGCGCTTGAGCAACTGCGTGCGCGAATAAACAACGGCACCTGGGCGGTGGGGCAGCGTTTGCCGACCGAGCCGGAGCTTGCGGCGCAACTGAACATCAGCCGTAACACCGTGCGTGAAGCCATGCGCGTGCTGGCATTCGCCGGGCTGATCGAAATCCGTCAGGGCGATGGCAGTTATCTGCGAGGGCGAGTCGACCCGATGGACACGTTGCGTGCCTTGTCATCCTGCTCAATGGAGCAGGGTCGGGAGATGCGGCACATCCTTGAGGTTGAAGCCGTTGGCCTGGCGGCCTTGCGTCGTACGGACGAGGACTTGCGGCTGCTGCATCAGGCGCTCGATGCAAGTGGCGAGCACTATCACGGTGAGCTCGACACCTATATTTGCTGCGACCTGGTGTTTCACCAGCGGCTGATAGATGCCGCGCACAACCCGGCCTTGAGCGAGCTGTACCGCTACACCTCCAGCGTTGTGACCAACCATTTGCGCAAGACGATGGATGTTCATCCCAGGCGTCAATTGGTGTTCGACCTGCACGTCGAGCTACTCGAAGCCGTAGAACAACAAAACCCGCAACGGGCCATGGCGTTATGCCGGACGTTGATCAATGAACCCTGA
- a CDS encoding type II toxin-antitoxin system MqsR family toxin produces MEKKTPHYNLQCIQADVQRLGAVAFTKSALDGGRTMGLTLAQMQRVIASLERRALHKSMSPHSDHKVWQDAYHAQAYGLAIYIKVTYRPSGGPPVIAFKEKDL; encoded by the coding sequence ATGGAAAAGAAAACACCTCACTACAACCTCCAGTGCATTCAAGCCGACGTACAACGGCTTGGCGCTGTAGCGTTTACCAAAAGCGCCCTGGATGGCGGACGAACCATGGGCCTGACCCTGGCGCAAATGCAGCGGGTCATTGCTTCTTTAGAACGCCGGGCGCTGCACAAGTCGATGTCGCCCCACTCAGACCACAAGGTCTGGCAAGACGCCTATCACGCACAGGCCTACGGTTTGGCTATTTATATCAAGGTGACTTATCGCCCGAGTGGAGGGCCGCCAGTCATCGCTTTCAAGGAAAAAGACCTATGA
- a CDS encoding type II toxin-antitoxin system MqsA family antitoxin, producing MSKHDCYACGAPNAMHAFKGRSFNVSFKQMNRMVHSLTGHECKECAEVEFDAPSAERYARAGDELIEDAKQVMADEMKRIRRKLHFTQKSAVQLLSGGGHNAFSRYERAEVEPPKPLFVLMRLLDRHPELVRELQAINECTDINALLVQKQQQRHE from the coding sequence ATGAGCAAACATGACTGTTACGCCTGCGGGGCCCCCAACGCGATGCACGCCTTCAAAGGGCGTAGCTTCAATGTGAGTTTCAAGCAAATGAACCGGATGGTGCACAGCCTGACCGGCCATGAATGCAAGGAATGCGCTGAGGTCGAGTTCGATGCTCCCAGTGCAGAGCGTTATGCCCGGGCAGGGGATGAACTGATTGAAGATGCCAAGCAGGTGATGGCTGATGAGATGAAGCGCATTCGGCGCAAACTTCACTTCACTCAAAAAAGTGCTGTGCAACTGCTGTCGGGGGGTGGCCACAATGCGTTCAGCCGTTATGAGCGTGCCGAGGTCGAACCACCGAAACCCTTGTTTGTGCTGATGCGTTTGCTGGATCGCCATCCCGAACTAGTTCGGGAATTACAGGCCATCAATGAGTGCACCGATATCAATGCGCTGCTGGTGCAAAAACAACAGCAGCGACACGAATAG
- a CDS encoding amino acid ABC transporter ATP-binding protein, protein MSEAIKKPASAEGIIQMQGVNKWYGQFHVLKDINLNVQPGERIVLCGPSGSGKSTTIRCLNRLEEHQQGRIVVDGVELTNDIKQIETVRREVGMVFQHFNLFPHLTILQNCTLAPMWVRKMPRRQAEEIAMHYLERVRIPEQAHKFPGQLSGGQQQRVAIARALCMKPKIMLFDEPTSALDPEMVKEVLDTMIGLAEDGMTMLCVTHEMGFARTVANRVIFMDKGEIVEEAAPNDFFDNPQNDRTKLFLNQILH, encoded by the coding sequence ATGAGTGAAGCAATCAAAAAGCCTGCAAGCGCTGAAGGCATTATTCAGATGCAGGGCGTCAACAAGTGGTACGGCCAGTTCCATGTGCTCAAGGACATCAACCTGAACGTCCAGCCAGGCGAGCGCATTGTGTTGTGCGGGCCTTCGGGCTCCGGCAAGTCGACGACCATTCGCTGCCTCAATCGCCTCGAAGAGCACCAGCAGGGGCGCATCGTGGTTGACGGGGTAGAGTTGACCAACGACATCAAGCAGATCGAGACGGTACGGCGCGAAGTGGGCATGGTGTTTCAGCACTTCAACCTGTTTCCGCACCTGACCATTCTGCAGAACTGCACGCTGGCACCGATGTGGGTACGCAAGATGCCCCGGCGTCAGGCTGAAGAAATCGCCATGCATTATCTGGAGCGGGTTCGTATTCCGGAGCAGGCGCACAAGTTTCCGGGGCAGTTGTCGGGCGGCCAGCAACAGCGTGTGGCGATTGCCCGGGCGTTGTGCATGAAACCAAAAATCATGCTGTTCGATGAGCCGACTTCAGCGCTCGATCCGGAGATGGTGAAAGAGGTGTTGGACACCATGATCGGCTTGGCCGAAGACGGCATGACCATGCTCTGCGTGACCCACGAAATGGGCTTTGCGCGCACAGTGGCCAACCGGGTGATCTTTATGGACAAGGGCGAAATCGTGGAAGAGGCCGCACCGAACGACTTCTTCGACAACCCGCAGAATGACCGGACCAAATTGTTCCTGAATCAGATTTTGCATTGA